A genomic window from Fusarium oxysporum Fo47 chromosome X, complete sequence includes:
- a CDS encoding alkaline-phosphatase-like protein, with the protein MCFLLSVSYVFGVFFVSIIASKLLHLWTHFFTVPASAFILYLPTFFLFDLLAICIARLFLSQSKTPWAWIGCLFGTIATLISIGGSASQLGFFVKTGGELDWRDATAYATSKEGLKVLFSGSEAVIACGIGLLIIAIPIHGFFYRAFGAFIGAIGDNILSVYSYFRSFRVRIPGIQRGRYSALKNADTDLESTDTYSMDEDFRSSAENPSRVGGEKLATVRGKIARFFARIPFFSWLWKIALALFLMLTLILRPAKPYDFLSITLPVSMLDVFAPEPDFCQAQRSLIQNAFPFPDLISNSTWKQPEGDYFRGWAPLVNKDMSPLGEAYRNHSVDWLPEKGELPRGFFRFDPKRFKNGYHGSLSKGSTIISEHKCPQVSLQEKDPYYNPVQDPLKITNLDTDILPTLKEALGNGDVKIKHVVFILMESLRQDFWPLQQGSHTHSLIMDLNKSQKEKDAANERLSWMMPHIEKITGLKQGFTDKNGKPYAKPNYTWHDQAEEGFGGINVATAYTAATMSTKSYCANHCGAYPMPVEKFAEADTDSYQPCIPQILSMLNKVKTNTSSDDADFRDLQWKTALFEAEIEEYDRQEKFDAKLGFQHIITKKQLENHWRFNESDVLGKKINYFAYPEPILMPHLQDFITNTTANNQRMWLTHFTSTTHHAWGLPEGTPYYDYVSHTGMNNVHDNFNKYLNTLRWHDGWMASLMNLLDDQGIANETLVVFAGDHGHSFKDDGAGKEGTYENQFISNYRVGLTFRHPHLPRVQYDANTTTISILPTILDLLINSGSLNEKDTHIASDLVQDYEGQSLIRPYKKTDGDRRAWTFSVVNSGAGMLGVTSADVPWRLVIPLNKVIEYRVTDAVNDPMELKPVAAWSPEELETAVRSALGDEAAQWANEAIPIAQWWVLERQRLWRYHSLSA; encoded by the exons ATGTGTTTCCTCCTCTCGGTATCCTATGTTTTtggcgtcttcttcgtctcgaTAATTGCCAGCAAACTGCTACATCTGTGGACACATTTCTTCACGGTACCCGCTTCGGCTTTTATCCTATACCTACCGacattcttcctcttcgactTGTTAGCGATATGCATTGCGAGGCTGTTTTTGAGTCAGTCCAAGACACCGTGGGCTTGGATTGGGTGTCTGTTTGGTACCATAGCTAC ACTTATCTCGATCGGCGGCTCGGCGTCGCAGCTTGGATTCTTCGTTAAGACTGGTGGAGAGCTCGATTGGCGCGATGCGACAGCTTACGCTACAAGCAAGGAGGGTCTCAAGGTTCTTTTTAGCGGCAGCGAAGCCGTGATAGCATGCGGAATTGGTCTGCTCATTATCGCCATTCCCATCCATGGATTCTTCTACCGCGCATTTGGTGCTTTTATTGGCGCAATTGGCGACAACATCCTCTCAG TCTACTCTTACTTCCGGAGCTTTCGCGTGCGAATTCCTGGTATCCAGCGCGGCAGATACTCTGCTCTCAAGAATGCCGATACCGATCTCGAATCGACCGATACATACTCGATGGACGAGGACTTTCGATCCAGCGCTGAAAACCCTTCGCGCGTGGGCGGAGAGAAGCTTGCCACCGTTCGAGGCAAGATTGCTCGATTCTTCGCGCGAATCCCATTCTTCTCGTGGCTGTGGAAAATCGCCCTCGCTCTTTTCCTCATGCTCACGCTGATTCTTCGACCTGCCAAGCCGTACGATTTTCTGTCAATTACGCTCCCTGTTTCGATGCTCGATGTTTTCGCTCCCGAGCCCGATTTCTGCCAAGCGCAGCGAAGCCTTATCCAGAACGCTTTCCCGTTCCCCGACTTGATCAGCAATTCGACATGGAAACAACCTGAGGGTGATTACTTTAGGGGCTGGGCGCCTTTGGTCAACAAGGATATGAGCCCTCTTGGTGAGGCGTACCGAAACCACTCTGTCGACTGGTTGCCCGAGAAAGGAGAACTGCCTCGTGGCTTTTTCCGATTCGATCCTAAGCGCTTCAAGAACGGTTACCACGGTTCACTTAGCAAGGGCAGCACTATCATTTCCGAACACAAGTGCCCCCAGGTCTCGCTGCAAGAGAAGGATCCCTACTATAACCCCGTTCAGGACCCATTGAAGATCACTAACCTCGATACCGATATTCTGCCCACTCTCAAGGAAGCGCTTGGCAATGGCgatgtcaagatcaagcatgttgtcttcatcctcatggAGAGTCTGCGTCAAGACTTCTGGCCTCTGCAGCAAGGCTCCCATACTCACAGCCTGATCATGGATCTCAACAAGAGtcagaaggagaaggatgcGGCTAACGAGCGATTGTCCTGGATGATGCCCCATATCGAGAAGATCACTGGCCTGAAGCAAGGATTCACCGACAAGAACGGCAAGCCGTACGCGAAGCCCAACTACACATGGCACGATCAAGCGGAGGAAGGTTTCGGTGGCATCAATGTCGCGACCGCCTACACAGCCGCCACAATGTCCACCAAGAGCTACTGCGCCAACCACTGTGGTGCTTACCCCATGCCCGTTGAGAAATTCGCCGAAGCCGACACCGACAGCTACCAGCCTTGCATTCCTCAGATTCTCAGCATGCtgaacaaggtcaagaccAACACATCCTCTGACGATGCTGATTTCCGCGATTTGCAATGGAAGACGGCTCTTTTCGAGGCCGAGATTGAGGAGTACGACCGCCAAGAGAAGTTCGATGCCAAGCTTGGCTTCCAACACATCATTaccaagaagcagctcgagAACCACTGGCGCTTCAACGAGTCGGACGTCTtgggcaagaagatcaactACTTCGCCTACCCCGAGCCCATCCTTATgcctcatcttcaagacttcatcaccaacacgACCGCCAACAACCAGCGCATGTGGTTGACTCACTTCACCAGCACTACCCACCACGCTTGGGGTCTTCCCGAGGGCACTCCTTACTACGATTACGTTTCTCACACCGGCATGAACAATGTGCacgacaacttcaacaagTACTTGAACACCCTTCGTTGGCACGATGGCTGGATGGCCAGCTTGATGAACCTCCTCGACGACCAAGGCATCGCCAACGAGACCCTTGTCGTCTTCGCCGGTGATCACGGGCACTCTTTCAAGGACGATGGCGCTGGCAAGGAGGGCACGTATGAGAACCAGTTCATCTCCAACTACCGAGTCGGCCTGACCTTCCGACACCCCCACCTCCCCCGAGTCCAATACGacgccaacaccaccaccatctctATCCTCCCAACCatcctcgacctcctcatcaATAGCGGTTCCCTCAACGAGAAGGATACCCACATCGCTTCCGATCTCGTACAAGACTACGAAGGTCAATCCCTCATCCGACCGTACAAGAAGACCGACGGCGACCGACGAGCCTGGACTTTCTCCGTTGTCAATTCCGGCGCTGGCATGCTCGGCGTCACATCCGCCGACGTCCCCTGGCGTTTGGTCATCCCCCTCAACAAAGTCATCGAGTACCGAGTCACCGACGCCGTCAACGATCCCATGGAGCTCAAACCCGTAGCTGCGTGGTCACCCGAAGAGCTCGAAACAGCAGTTCGTTCTGCCCTCGGCGACGAAGCTGCACAGTGGGCCAACGAAGCCATACCTATAGCCCAATGGTGGGTCCTGGAGCGCCAGCGTCTCTGGCGCTATCACTCTCTGTCCGCATAG
- a CDS encoding kinase-like domain-containing protein, which yields MALYHQPWPPCAIPAARLDLTCPVEEEKTPNYTPERFYPIRLGQLLNGRYQVATKLGYGANSTVWLARDLNRWRWSTEKYVAIKVNATKTLHRRASAENEIDILQHINRTNPKHHGWNFIRKLTDNFSLESPHGSHPCLVLEPLREPLLLYCSRYIGGVIPPDILKILLQMILLGLDYLHNECHVIHADLKPDNIMIRIEDSKMFEKDAIEEYNNPLPEKQLDDRTIYLSRNNYGPLARPTGTIQLVDFDLAVHSKSGELHYGAIQGEIYRAPEVIIDSGYSYSADIWSLGVMLWDLLEKQSLFNPVTLGDGKEYDDLTHLGQITALLGPAPQDLLTKGRRSTLYYQEDGELKDPSRIPSNFNLESTLTYIAGEEKQQFVQFVKRMIAWRPEERSTAKELLDDPWLYKDFPRD from the exons ATGGCACTATACCACCAACCATGGCCGCCTTGCGCCATACCTGCGGCTCGCCTTGATCTTACATGCCCtgtcgaagaagaaaagacacCAAATTACACTCCAGAGAGATTTTATCCCATTAGGTTGGGACAGCTGCTGAATGGTAGATATCAGGTGGCGACCAAGCTTGGGTATGGCGCTAACTCGACCGTTTGGCTTGCTCGAGATCTCAACCG GTGGAGGTGGTCTACAGAAAAGTATGTTGCTATCAAAGTCAACGCGACCAAGACTTTACACCGACGAGCTTCTGCAGAAAATGAAATCGATATCCTCCAGCATATCAATCGAACAAACCCCAAGCACCACGGATGGAACTTTATTCGAAAGCTTACTGACAATTTCTCCCTCGAGAGCCCACATGGCAGCCACCCTTGCCTCGTATTGGAACCTCTGCGTGAGCCGCTTTTGCTATATTGCTCCAGATACATTGGGGGCGTCATCCCTCcagacatcttgaagatTCTGCTTCAGATGATACTCCTTGGACTCGACTACCTTCACAATGAGTGCCACGTTATTCATGCCG ATCTCAAGCCCGATAATATCATGATACGGATCGAAGACTCCAAGATGTTTGAAAAGGATGCAATCGAAGAATACAACAACCCGTTGCCAGAGAAGCAACTAGACGACCGCACCATTTACTTATCGCGGAACAACTACGGACCTCTTGCCAGACCAACGGGAACCATACAGCTGGTTGACTTTGACCTCGCTGTTCATTCCAAGTCCGGGGAGTTGCACTATGGTGCGATTCAAGGAGAAATATACCGAGCGCCAGAAGTCATAATCGACTCTGGATACAGCTACTCTGCGGATATCTGGAGCCTTGGAGTAATG CTTTGGGACTTGCTTGAAAAACAAAGTCTCTTCAACCCTGTGACTCTAGGGGACGGGAAGGAATACGACGACTTGACCCATTTGGGGCAGATCACCGCCCTGCTAGGCCCTGCCCCCCAAGACCTTCTGACTAAAGGGAGAAGATCGACCTTGTACTACCAGGAGGACG GAGAGCTGAAAGACCCGAGCCGTATACCCAGCAATTTCAACCTTGAGAGCACGCTTACATATATAGCTGGTGAGGAAAAACAGCAATTTGTTCAGTTTGTCAAGAGAATGATAGCCTGGCGCCCCGAAGAACGAAGCACAGCCAAAGAGCTTCTAGACGACCCATGGCTCTACAAAGACTTCCCTCGAGATTAG
- a CDS encoding uncharacterized protein (domain of unknown function-domain containing protein) yields MYSETQTSTAEARRLKKRELDRKAQRLARERTKSRIAQLESMVDNLRQDDSNAQIATLMDQLGKVTKERDNLLQVLDSLGSTIRRHIGDTTNATTTSEQRSETKSESPAYAGPAQSQSQSQSQSTSNERIVPVMTQRAASETSNSTILELPINHPPPHDPFTYDGWNYAVTTEHYPTTMAFDNSILPPAGNGFIPIQPLLPNLPPTPEEDDVIIPKAPVLCHCSSPASCASGYHDVKPNIWRAINETLVKPTKLSAEEMAIEEYNAEDIPVRAIIEGWDSIERAGKMTPTWRKLRRADELCFTNCADTERLAAMRICHLLITYHGDPTMERRATLPRWYWNRPSQVLPHSYGIDFFVWPGLRERLIFSQHQYCNNSFWELLQTNLKILWTDSFQDTFYHNAHTSKYHISPLFEQRIRDINAWTMSTDFFQHFPELSEDIPAYMGIPASMGGVHPSAVVPSSRRRYEDDESKVHKGQRAAIC; encoded by the exons ATGTATAGTGAAACCCAGACCTCGACTGCCGAAGCCCGCCGGCTCAAAAAGCGGGAGCTCGATCGCAAGGCCCAACGCCTGGCGCGCGAGCGAACAAAGAGCCGCATCGCTCAATTGGAGAGCATGGTCGACAACCTTCGACAGGACGACTCTAACGCGCAAATAGCTACCTTGATGGACCAATTAGGCAAGGTCACCAAGGAGAGGGACAATTTATTACAGGTTCTCGATTCTTTGGGCTCGACGATCCGTCGGCACATTGGCGATACCACAAACGCCACTACCACGAGCGAGCAACGATCAGAGACAAAATCCGAGTCGCCAGCTTATGCTGGACCAGCACAATCACAGTCGCAATCACAGTCGCAATCAACATCAAACGAACGAATAGTTCCAGTCATGACTCAAAGAGCAGCATCAGAAACAAGCAACTCTACAATACTAGAACTCCCCATCAACCACCCTCCCCCGCACGACCCCTTCACCTACGACGGCTGGAACTACGCCGTGACAACCGAGCACTACCCTACCACAATGGCCTTCGACAACTCGATCCTCCCACCCGCCGGCAACGGTTTCATTCCTATCCAGCCTCTCCTCCCAAACCTCCCCCCAACACCCGAAGAGGACGACGTCATTATCCCCAAGGCCCCCGTGCTCTGCCACTGCTCCAGCCCGGCGAGCTGCGCGTCAGGCTACCACGACGTCAAGCCTAACATCTGGCGCGCGATAAACGAAACCCTCGTCAAGCCGACAAAGCTTtctgctgaggagatggcgATCGAGGAGTACAACGCGGAGGATATACCGGTGCGCGCCATAATTGAGGGCTGGGATAGCATTGAGCGGGCGGGGAAAATGACGCCGACGTGGCGCAAGCTGCGCAGGGCTGATGAGCTCTGTTTTACGAATTGCGCGGATACAGAACGTTTGGCTGCCATGAGGATATGTCATCTTTTGATCACGTATCACGGCGATCCTACGATGGAGAGGCGCGCGACGTTACCGCGATGGTACTGGAATAG GCCATCGCAAGTACTACCGCACTCATACGGCATTGACTTTTTCGTCTG GCCCGGTCTCCGCGAAcgcctcatcttctcccaaCACCAATACTGCAACAACTCCTTCTGGGAGCTTCTCCAAACCAACCTAAAGATCCTCTGGACGGACAGTTTCCAGGACACATTCTACCACAACGCGCACACGAGCAAATACCACATATCGCCACTCTTCGAGCAGCGCATCCGCGACATCAACGCCTGGACCATGTCGACGGACTTCTTCCAGCACTTTCCCGAGCTGAGCGAGGATATCCCAGCATACATGGGAATACCCGCCTCTATGGGGGGAGTGCATCCATCAGCTGTTGTGCCGTCGAGTAGGAGGCGgtatgaggatgatgagagtaAAGTACATAAAGGACAGAGGGCAGCTATATGTTAG
- a CDS encoding uncharacterized protein (of unknown function-domain containing protein): protein MWILAPKRMLISRINKNSASAPNQLYRKLQISQPYRVAMFSDKKPDPPTVGRYPGLGMNLRYHNYHHEGEIYPTAIHYNSVGAESDMLLVREAAMMIVMNQLTDKPDWHVKVFDEAIAEKWIQEALALPVDPLYDEIVQHMNPGFRSGAGSGPDRLKYILDRGCLEYCIKELRVKAKFFEKTGLVPALDANATVIKSDTFIDDALHERLRNAFAKLKEEQKDNPDWHPRTNDMVQNLVHPSLYPLVYGRSRVFSDEVVGVEDAVEKWSGKGEVIPKKPADVPSGYDNRYHINWAVNGSDSHKLFWSDAYQWLPSNVKLMDDGSVKLTSYINNLHPKHSDIYETVEKLIERALPAWDHSVSFVRDWDIVSAGRTEARFPRPENPDDENEENWTPRIDDFTPHDAGEVEYEDVIRDADGELLYDTRKKNAWEEIREPVQPEAPEFKAWDYGVKPGMSLRERFKDLQVIVKMASIELTPDKPTFPAGGWHVEGQMNEHIVGTALYYLDSENVKPSYLQFRMQTDYYQEDWNIGQDAFGWMEQVYGTNLRGGDCLQRYGKIETKQGRLLAFPNVFHHRVSPVELDDKSKPGHRRFIALWLIDPRTRIINTGNVPPQQKNWWMESAFGGLNEGSAKNVPNAVAKLVSEGEPEHAALKAAAESGNPLPEELVNMVQTEADESTMPMSLEEAKEHRLKLMDERTSYQRDAEQSWSGIQYSFCEH, encoded by the exons ATGTGGATATTAGCCCCCAAACGCATGCTGATATCGCGTATAAATAAGAACAGCGCGTCTGCCCCAAATCAATTGTACCGAAAACTTCAAATATCTCAACCCTATCGCgtcgccatgttctctgaCAAGAAGCCTGACCCTCCAACAGTCGGCCGCTATCCGGGCCTCGGTATGAACCTTCGGTATCACAACTACCACCATGAAGGCGAAATCTATCCAACTGCAATTCACTATAACTCCGTCGGGGCTGAATCTGATATGTTGCTTGTGCGGGAGGCTGCCATGATGATTGTGATGAATCAATTGACGGATAAGCCTGACTGGCATGTAAAG GTCtttgatgaagccatcgcggAGAAATGGATTCAAGAAGCCCTTGCGCTTCCAGTTGATCCTTTGTATGACGAGATTGTGCAACATATGAACCCCGGATTCAGGAGCGGCGCTGGTTCTGGACCTGACAGGCTGAAGTACATCTTAGATCGGGGATGTCTCGAATAT TGTATTAAAGAGCTTCgtgtcaaggccaagttcTTCGAGAAGACTGGTCTCGTACCAGCTTTGGATGCAAACGCAACAGTCATCAAATCAGATACGTTTATCGATGATGCCCTCCATGAACGCCTTCGAAATGCCTTTGCGAAGCTTAAGGAAGAACAGAAAGATAACCCAGATTGGCATCCTCGAACCAATGACATGGTCCAGAACCTAGTGCACCCTTCTCTTTATCCTCTCGTGTACGGTCGTTCTCGTGTATTTAGCGACGAGGTAGTTggcgttgaagatgcagTCGAAAAATGGAGCGGTAAAGGAGAAGTCATACCTAAAAAGCCAGCCGACGTCCCATCAGGTTACGATAATCGCTACCATATAAACTGGGCGGTGAATGGTAGTGATTCGCATAAACTGTTTTGGTCCGATGCTTATCAGTGGCTGCCTTCCAACGTCAAGCTCATGGATGATGGAAGCGTCAAGCTGACGAGCTACATCAACAATCTGCATCCCAAGCATAGTGATATTTATGAGACGGTTGAGAAACTCATCGAAAGAGCTCTTCCCGCCTGGGATCACAGTGTGTCGTTTGTAAGAGACTGGGACATCGTCTCCGCTGGCCGGACTGAGGCTCGCTTCCCGCGCCCTGAAAACCCCGA TGATGAAAACGAGGAGAATTGGACCCCACGAATCGATGACTTTACGCCTCATGATGCAGGGGAAGTTGAGTATGAAGACGTCATCAGAGACGCAGATGGCGAGCTCCTTTATGATACCCGCAAGAAAAATGCTTGGGAAGAGATCAGAGAGCCCGTTCAACCTGAGGCCCCCGAGTTCAAAGCATGGGACTACGGTGTCAAGCCAGGAATGTCATTGCGCGAACGGTTCAAGGACCTCCAAGTCATCGTCAAAATGGCCTCCATCGAGCTCACACCCGACAAACCGACATTTCCCGCAGGAGGGTGGCATGTAGAAGGTCAAATGAACGAGCACATCGTCGGCACAGCCCTTTACTACCTCGATTCAGAGAACGTAAAGCCCAGTTATCTGCAATTCCGCATGCAGACTGATTATTACCAAGAGGACTGGAATATCGGCCAGGATGCTTTTGGCTGGATGGAGCAAGTTTATGGGACCAACCTGAGAGGTGGAGATTGTCTTCAGCGTTATGGAAAGATCGAGACAAAGCAGGGAAGATTACTGGCGTTCCCGAATGTTTTCCACCATAGGGTTTCGCCCGTGGAGTTGGATGACAAGAGTAAACCAGGACATCGGCGTTTCATAGCGCTTTGGCTTATCGATCCGAGGACGAGGATTATAAACACGGGAAATGTGCCGCCTCAGCAGAAGAACTGGTGGATGGAGAGTGCATTCGGGGGCTTGAATGAGGGTAGTGCGAAGAATGTTCCCAACGCTGTCGCAAAGCTGGTGTCTGAAGGAGAGCCAGAGCATGCTGCTCTGAAAGCTGCGGCAGAGAGTGGTAACCCCCTTCCGGAGGAGCTGGTGAATATGGTCCAAACTGAGGCTGATGAGTCGACGATGCCGATGTCGTTGGAGGAAGCGAAGGAGCATcggttgaagctgatggaCGAGAGGACTAGTTATCAGCGTGATGCAGAGCAAAGTTGGTCTGGCATCCAGTACAGTTTTTGCGAACATTAA